From Deltaproteobacteria bacterium, one genomic window encodes:
- a CDS encoding MoaD/ThiS family protein — MSVKVRIPTPLQKLTTNKAEVSAAGGTVKEILVDLERQYPGVKERIYDEKGSLRRFINFYVNNEDIRFLKGEATPIKDGDEISIVPAIAGGR, encoded by the coding sequence ATGTCGGTAAAAGTAAGAATCCCTACCCCCCTTCAGAAGCTTACCACAAACAAGGCGGAGGTCTCCGCCGCCGGAGGAACGGTCAAAGAGATCCTGGTCGATCTGGAGCGACAGTACCCCGGTGTTAAAGAGAGAATTTACGATGAAAAAGGATCGCTTCGGCGCTTCATCAATTTTTATGTCAATAACGAAGACATCCGCTTCTTGAAGGGAGAGGCAACTCCTATTAAGGATGGTGATGAAATCTCCATTGTCCCAGCCATTGCCGGCGGAAGGTAA
- a CDS encoding M67 family metallopeptidase yields MLTLCQSTLDEIIRHSELKYPHEACGLLIGPKEQKTVTRFIACKNIYDTMHAKDPTTYPRTSKTAYLIDSLDYQKIAREAHESNEEIKSVVHSHTDHDAYFSDEDRLVAAPWGEPLFPGISYIVISVWNQKFKEANEYYWDDRVKDFVVNRLP; encoded by the coding sequence ATGTTAACCCTCTGCCAATCAACCTTGGATGAAATAATCCGCCACTCCGAATTGAAATACCCCCACGAGGCCTGCGGGCTACTCATCGGACCCAAAGAGCAAAAAACAGTGACCCGATTCATCGCTTGCAAGAACATCTATGATACAATGCATGCCAAGGACCCGACCACCTACCCCCGCACCTCAAAGACGGCCTATCTGATCGACAGCCTTGATTATCAAAAAATAGCCCGAGAGGCCCATGAAAGTAACGAGGAGATCAAATCGGTCGTCCATTCCCACACCGATCACGACGCCTATTTCTCGGACGAGGATCGATTGGTCGCCGCACCTTGGGGGGAGCCGCTCTTCCCGGGAATTTCCTATATTGTCATCTCTGTCTGGAATCAAAAATTCAAGGAAGCGAACGAATATTATTGGGATGACAGGGTGAAAGATTTTGTCGTAAATAGATTGCCCTAA